In the Alkaliphilus oremlandii OhILAs genome, one interval contains:
- a CDS encoding F0F1 ATP synthase subunit delta has translation MAELVSKRYASALFELAFEEQKHHKVQEELAFIRSCIEDEPSFFELLKSPLITADEKKDIISNIFRDRVCMEVLNFLYIIIDKGREAYIKDIVNEYILLVDSVQNKVDAVAITAVPMEKQDLLMLQANLSKSSGKNIQLQNQVDPTIIGGVLVKIGDKVIDGTIKNRLATMQEQLSKILV, from the coding sequence ATGGCAGAACTAGTATCGAAAAGATATGCAAGTGCCTTATTTGAACTTGCTTTTGAGGAGCAGAAACACCATAAGGTACAAGAAGAGCTAGCGTTTATCCGATCCTGTATAGAAGATGAACCGAGCTTTTTTGAACTGTTAAAAAGCCCTTTAATCACTGCTGATGAAAAAAAAGATATCATTTCTAATATTTTTAGAGATCGAGTGTGCATGGAAGTATTGAACTTTCTGTACATTATTATAGATAAAGGAAGAGAAGCGTATATAAAGGATATTGTGAACGAATATATCCTGCTTGTGGATTCTGTCCAAAACAAGGTAGATGCAGTTGCAATTACTGCCGTTCCTATGGAAAAACAAGATTTATTAATGCTGCAAGCAAATCTTTCTAAGTCTTCAGGAAAAAATATTCAATTACAAAATCAAGTGGACCCTACAATTATTGGCGGCGTTCTTGTAAAAATTGGTGATAAAGTAATTGATGGAACTATTAAAAATCGACTTGCGACGATGCAAGAGCAATTATCCAAAATATTAGTATAG